Within the Candidatus Flexicrinis proximus genome, the region GCGTCACGTCAGTGCCCGGCAGCCGCATCGGTTCCAGCGTCGCCGGCGTAATGATGCGTTCCGGCGCAATCCCCAGACCGAGCAGTAAGTCGGTGCACCACCCCGGCGCGATAAAGCGTGCCATCGGTGAACTGCGCGCGATCGGCCCGACAGTCAGCGGATCGAGGTGGTCGCCATGTTCATGCGTGATCAGGTAATAGTCGGCGTTGCGAACCTGTTCGGGCGCAACCGGCGAGTCAAAAGCACGCCGCCAGAGCGGGTCGATTTGTTCGGCCAGGACATTCGTCAGGCACAAATCGATATACAACATCGCGGCGGCGGTCTTGATACCGATCCCCATTTGCCCGAAACCCCAGAACGCGAGACTGCCTGGCATTACCGGCGTCTGCTCGATCTTTGCCATCAGGTCGCTCACGTGCCATCCCCTTTACCATCGCTGCGCTAGGACGAGTATGCTCCCCACCCGTCAGAATCGCAATCGCGTGGCGGTCACATTTGGTTCTGGCCTGTTTTGAGCCATAATACGGTTAGTTGAAAGGACATTTCTTATGAAAGCCCTCGTACTCGAACAATACAAACATTTCGTCTTTACCGACATGCCCGTGCCCCAGATCAGCGACGATGACGTCCTGGTCCGCGTCAAAGTGTGCGGGATTTGCGGCAGCGACATCCATGGCATGGATGGCAGCAGCGGGCGGCGCATTCCGCCCCTCATCATGGGACACGAGGCCTCAGGCGTCATCGAGGCCGTTGGCGCGGATGTCCGCGGATGGCAGCCCGGTGACCGCGTGACGTTCGACTCGACCGTCTACTGCGGCGAGTGCTGGTACTGCCGCCGTGGTGAAATCAACCTGTGCGACAACCGGCGCGTACTTGGCGTCTCCTGTGGCGACTACCGCCAGCACGGCGCCTTTGCTGAATACATCGCAGTCCCCAGCCGCATCCTTTACAGGCTGCCGGATAATCTCACCTTCGAGCAGGGCGCCTTTGTCGAGCCAGTTTCAATCGCCGCCCATGCTGTAGCGCGGACGTTGTTGCCACTAGGATGTACCGCCGTCGTGGTCGGCAGCGGTATGATCGGGCTGCTGGTGATTCAGACGCTTCGCGCCGCGGGCTGCAGCCAGGTGATCGCCGTAGACCTCGACCAGTCGCGGCTGGATCTGGCGGTCGAACTCGGCGCATCGCTCGGACTGCGGGCCGACCAGCCCGATATACTGGACGTTATCCGCCAGCACACGGGTGGGCGCGGTGCCGATGCAGCCTTCGAAGTAGTGGGCATCACGCCGACGCTGCGGCTGGCCGTCGATTCGGTTCGCAAGGGCGGGCACGTCACGCTGGTCGGCAATATCGCTCCCAAGGCGGAACTGGCCCTGCAAACCGTCGTCACGCGTGAAATCACGCTC harbors:
- a CDS encoding galactitol-1-phosphate 5-dehydrogenase; the protein is MKALVLEQYKHFVFTDMPVPQISDDDVLVRVKVCGICGSDIHGMDGSSGRRIPPLIMGHEASGVIEAVGADVRGWQPGDRVTFDSTVYCGECWYCRRGEINLCDNRRVLGVSCGDYRQHGAFAEYIAVPSRILYRLPDNLTFEQGAFVEPVSIAAHAVARTLLPLGCTAVVVGSGMIGLLVIQTLRAAGCSQVIAVDLDQSRLDLAVELGASLGLRADQPDILDVIRQHTGGRGADAAFEVVGITPTLRLAVDSVRKGGHVTLVGNIAPKAELALQTVVTREITLNGSCSSRGEYAVCLDMISRGVIKVDPLISAVAPLNEGGSWFSRLYEGKEPLLKVMLRP